Part of the Brachyhypopomus gauderio isolate BG-103 chromosome 17, BGAUD_0.2, whole genome shotgun sequence genome, ATTATTCGGTCCATTCCACGGGGCTCACTCAGGCGTGGTAGGAGGGTACTTCAGGCCCACTTCAGAAGCCCTAAACACAGATGCAATGATTAGTGTTTCATATTACAGACAGTCCTCCATCAGGCCCGTCTAAAACATACTGTAAGGGTTAGACTTAAATACCGTTAAGAAAACAAAATGTTTCTACAAAACAACAACCAGAGCGATGCAACTTTTTTTACCATCACTTTAATTAACTtagaatgttttgtttttccattGATCGTTTGCAATGTTGCTGTTTAACTAAAAGATTCGTTATTTAAGATGGGAGATGGATATTCTGGAGAGGAAATACTCATTCCCGGCAGCGCAGGCCAACATCCATCACAGACCTCACACACGCCCAATGGGAATGCTGTCTAATGCCCTGGGCGGAGGAAGAGGAAATCAATTGCATAGGAATATGGGCGATGGATATGTTCAAGCCAAATAGGCCATAAATTTATCATTAGCCAATCAGGATCAAGGGTTCAACTATGTTAATTAAACGGCACTCACAGTAAACAGTTTCTATCTGTATGGAAGCATTATGAACAGGGCACAAATGAACACCTTTGTAAATTATTTGTGTACTTTGGCAGGAACTTCACAAACGTGGCCAGTCTCCCTGGGCTTGTGCATCTGGCCATCTGCATTTTCTGTGGATTTATGAAAATgacaacactgcagtcggaacaacaacaaaaacaaaaaaagattaATTAATATTCATTGATTAACATTCCGTTTTTGATTACAATTTAAGCCTCCTCGCTACACCGGCCATGCATGGTTCAGTAGAAGCGAGTCTCCTCGCAAACCTCTGTGCAAACACCGTAAGATCCCCCTTGACGCTAATCACACTAGCAGGAGTAAACAGAGTTACAGGAACCTAAAGTCTCATGAAAAGGAGGCGGTTGTTGTGGGCGTGGCCTACAGATTGCATTCCTCAACTGTAAACAGTGTGGCTGTAGTCAGTCTTAGCTGGTGATGAATGTAGTCACATCCACTTCCCTAATGGAAAAAAGAATGACTATTCTagaccaggacacacacacacacacacacacacacacacacacaccagaaactATCAAATTAATTTCTGAAGCAGAACAGTTTAATTCCAAATCTTTTATTCAGTCCTGACCCAGTGCCAACGTATTTTTAATCAAGATGAATGGTGATGACTTTTCTCTCCAGTGTGTTTGGATCGGTCCGGGTGAAATGCGTGGCCCCCTTTGTCGGTGATTGCTTCTGGAAACGGACGGAGTGCGGTGCTTCTACAAACACCTGAGTGCTTCTCCTGACACGTTCCTCAAGGTTCCCGCATGGATATTGTTGTTCCTTGCAGATACCACTGCAGCTCTTTCGCAAGAAGCATAAGCAGGAGCTTACAAAAGCGCCTCCGTCCGCTCGACCGCTCCTTGCGGGAGGCTAATCCCACCAAACCCACCCCACCGCCGGGCCACGCCGGAGTTCGATGTCAAATCTCCACCACCCTGTATGAGAAGAAAGAAATAATCCTGCAGCAGCGGGACTCTTCCAAGCTGCCGTAGCGATCTGCAGGGCCGGCAGACGGACCGGCCTGCCGGAGCGGAGGCGAGACGTATCAGCGCTGCCCGACTCGCTGGGCCCGCAACGTGACTGGTGATGAGCAAGACTTTTACTGCAGGCCAGTGATGATGTGTGagcccacaccacaccctcctgcaTTCAGTCATTTCACAGCAGAGCCCAGACAGATTACTCCTGTCAATGCCGCCATATAGAAGATTGGAGACCCCCTCAAAGTATTTGTAAAATCTCTCAATTTTTACCCACTCTCTCTTGAActttctctccctttgtcttctctctctctctctctctctgtgtgtgtcttaacTCCACTTTCCTTTTCATAGTCAAAAGAAAAAATGGGAACAAAATTGCTTTTCCATTAAAACTCTCCCTATTTGCAATTGGTTACAGAGAACGGGAGCGTAATAAATAATAACTTAACTAGATATAAATATTCTGTATTCCCATGATGACTCTGTATTACAATAATTTAAATGAACTTGGAACTCTTTTTTTCTTAATAATGAACTATGAATTCTGTCAGCTGTTTAGGAAGTTCCGAAAGCATTCTGTGCATGCTTAAACCATGCACAATTTTAATACAAAGATCACATGCTGGCTCCTTACAGATTACTTTCGCAGTCACTGATTACACATACAAATTAATTCATATATAGGACACTATTATAAACTCTTATGCAAGAGATGTTATAAATATCATTAGCATAATGATAAACAACCAAGAGAATGATGATAATctacaaaaacaaaatgtggCATATAGCTCATTCCAAAAATTTGCACATCCTGATAGACTGTCCATCTTCAAGTGTTCAAATGTGCAGGGTGAAGTGAGTTGACGAATGAACCGTTAATGTAGTTAATGCAGTTAGTTCCCTGTCTTCTCATTGGTCACCCGTGTGCAACATGCCAATCAATGGTTATACAGTATAAAATGAATGATAAGGCTTGACCGTATGATTAAATTGGACCTTATAATAACTTTCAACAGTACTTACTCTGAAGAACACTCATAACTACTGCTAACCACAAATATTCCATAATATAAATAACCATACCAATAGCAtacaagtcattttttcttCCACTGTCTAAAGAAGCCAGATGAAATAGTTCAAAAGCCTTTAGTAGCCAACAAGTGCACTGTGTTTTGTTTCAGAGTCACAGACAGTCATGCAGATGACAGCAGAATGCCAATCAGAGTGACAGTCCAGTCAAACCTGAAACAACCTTCATACTTTCCTGGTCCAAGTGATGAATCACAAGTCTTCCTCTTTtacacatttaaatgaaaaatcAGTATCATCAATGCACATAGTATTTGCTATTCATTTCGTTTTCCCctcaattatatatattatttaccTTATGTGGTAATATAACAAAATTATTGACACCGCTGTAACATACCACATCTCTGAAAtcgtacacagacacagacatcagAAAGAAACTGTCAGGGTAGGACGCAGTCTCCTGTCTCACTCCTGCAAAGCACCATAAAATAACTGAGAGTCTAAAAACAAAAAGTCACAGAGGAAAAGCTCCTAGCATGTCAAACTCGTGCTTGGTAAGCGTCTACATCAGTTTCGTCACAGGACTTTACCACTACCAGAAGTACACTGGCATCCTCATAGGGCTTACACTCTCATACCTTCTCTTACCATTCTGATTGGATGGAAACCGATTGGAACAGGAAACATAGCAGTGAGAAGATAACTTGGGTTTGAGGACCGGTGGTTGGCCAGTCTCTTGAAAGCTTACATCACCCCATATGACAAAATAAACAGTGCTGAGTGCTACCCTGAACTGCAGCAATCAGTCATGCCGTGCATCAGCAAATACCAGCAGATGTGCTGGGCTTCGAGGCCCATGGACAACCCCTCGCTGATGAATTGCAGCATGCGGCGTGATGTTTCTCCAGCTGTGGCCCAGCATCTCCACCATTCCTCTGCATCCTGCGATGTTCGTTCATCACTACGTTGTGGACTAACGGAGTCCTGCCCGATCAGCTCGGAGGAACACAGCTGGGATGCCATTTGTATCAAGGTCTGGATGtgaatttaaaaaaatgaaattacTAGGAAGAGTTAGAAAGATACTGAAGCTTTCTTTGTGATACTCCTTACACCTTTGTGTACGACAAGTATGGTCATTATACTGTGGTCCAGCATGGAGAATCAGATCCTCCTACATGCATGATTACCACATCTCCCTTATACATCGGCTGTTTCTCTGAAATGGCACGTGATATATCTTCCTCCTGGATATCAGGTGCCTTCTCAGCAAGTGATTGATGGGAAATACAGAAGAGTGGTGCATGTTCAGAAGCATCTCATTATCCTCTGGAATATATGGTTCTGGATATCTTATGGCCTACACCATCTTGACAAGTGCATCTCTTATAGTGGGATGTACAGTTAGTTTCACCCACCAGTCCCTGGTCTACTCACATCCGTACAAAcaaacagctcacacacactgtcatctTATTGTCTTGGGAGCCAAAAGTCCAGATTTACTCCTACTTCTCAGTCCAGGATATTCTGGAACAATTCTCAAAGCTCTGTATCACAAAGAGCATCATTAAGTGGAAGTATCCCACTgtccatgctctctctctctctctctctctctctctctctctctctctctctctctctatctatctatctatcttgctctctctctctctctctatctatctatctatctatctatcttgctctctctctctctctctctctctatctatctatctatctctctctctctctctctctctctctctctctccccttttttAAAGATGATCTTAACATGATAATGCATTCGGGAATCGGAGTCCTGATGGTTTCTTCTACTGTGACCCAGTTTTTAAATCTGGGAAATGAACAACAAGTTTTGACTAATTGTGCTTGTTTAGTAAAAGGTTGTTGTAGTTAATCAGTACTTCGAGTGTTACATGATTCATATATATGCAAAATAGGCACAAGTAATTCCCCAATGACTATTGCACTTAAATAATTTTGAAAGAACTTGAATGGCAAATTGACTTGAAGCTTGTAGGATGCATGTAAAACCATGCAGGTCTGGTTTATTATCTctatgtgtgtgcctgtggtCGTGGTGCATAAGCAACTGGAttaaagataataataataataataataataataataataataataataataataataataataattcacatCCATAATATTTGGCCAATCAACGATCTTGAGGTCAGACAGTGGCAGTGATGAACTGAGCGGAGGACGGTTAACACGTTTAACAGCATAAGCCAGAAGCAACTGCGTGTTTATGCAATGCTTTTCAATGACACATGTACCATATACCGTGGCCAGTGTGCAGAAGGCGtctctaataaagtggctggtgataGTATAATAAATAAGATCCGTGATCTAATATTGGAGCCTACTTGTCTGGGATTGAAAAATGAACCTGCTAATGAGAGGAAATCGTTGGCAGtacatgtgattctaaacaaaTGATAAAAGCTCTTTCGTTCTTCAATCATGAGTCGTgtctgccatctagtggtcacAGTCAGTCATGCGAGCAATATCGTAATTATATCTTCTCTTTACCTCAAACAAGACATTTTATCCTTAGTTGATAAGAAATATCAAGTAATCAAGCAAATCGAAACAGCACACAAGCAAAACACATTTCTGCGGCGAAATCCACACCACAATGAGTTGGCTATTATTATGTATCTTCTAAATGCTTAAAACCAGCCAGAGAAGATGGATCCCACAGAAATACAGGCATGAGTCTTCTCCACACCCAATTATTTACCATGGCATTGCAAATTTAAACACTTCACAAATGCTTAATGTGGTTACAATGGGTGTGTTTCGgctggaaaaaatatataaaaaatatctcCATTAGGCTACAAAAGCTATAAAACTTGTACATATTTTttacacaagagcagttgctccAATGACATTAATctctgggaaaaaaaagaaaccacTGCAAAATTGATCCGTTTCTCTGGTTGTactctttcatttaaaagatGTGTTTGCAAAGGAAACAAGTTCATGTTGGTGAATATAGGTCTCACCTCCATAATCATAATAAATAAACGTGTCCGCCCGCGTGAGAGGAAGAGGCGGGATTACAGCGCTAGGCCACGCCTCTTCGCGGAAGTCACTGTTTGAGAGCGTCGCGTGCTAGAATGGGCACACAAACAGTCCTTCCAGCACTTTATATCTTTGCCGTGTTGTTCAATGTCATTTCAGGGGACAAGTACGTTATAGATGACACCGTAGGATTAGGACGAGCGTttgatggtgttggtggatTAAGCGGTGGAGGAGTAAGTCTGAGGCTGGGTCTGAAATGGTTTGCTTGTTTACTTCTAGGTATCGACACAGAAAGGCGAACGTGTATGGGATAATCTCATATATAATCTCATATATACACCAACCACTGTTCCAGATTGGGGGGTTAGAAAAGGGACACTGAGGATTTATTAAAACCAAATGAAGCCATTTATTGTGTCTTCCTTGTTCTACGTGCAGGCAACATCTCGCTTACTTGTGAATTATGATGAGCCATACAGGAGTCAAATTCTGGATTACCTTTTTAAGGTAACTGAGATTTGTAAGTGAATTTAACCGTATGAGGATGTCGAATTATATATGATATGTAAGTATCTAGATAAATAAGTAGGTAAATGTGCAAATAAATAACGTCCATTCTCTTATACCTGTCATTTTAGCCCAACTTTGGGGCTTCTTTACAAATCCTGAAAGTTGAAATTGGAGGCGATGCACAGACAACAGGTGGGTGATCCCGAACACCGGGCTGTACTGAACTGTTCTGGAAAAGTACTAAAACTGCTCACACGGGAATACTAACCACTAAATGGACATTGCACTGCTGCAGATGGCACTGAGCCCTCTCACATGCACTACGAGAACGACGAGAACTTCTTCAGGGGATACGAGTGGTGGCTGATGAAGGAGGCCAAGAAGAGGAACCCCAACATCACACTGATCGGTCTCTTGCATTCATTCATTGAAATCAAACATACTTTAATGCATGACATTGTACCTGCATTTGCATTTAATCTTTGTCTAGCCTGCACATTACCCGAGGAGAACTTTAATTAGCAGGTTTGGGCTTTGGTGTTTTCTAGGTTTGCCGTGGGCATTTCCAGGATGGGTAGGGCATGGGGAGAACTGGCCCTTTGACTTCCCTGATATTACCGTTTCTTACGTTGTCTCCTGGATTACTGGAGCTAAGCAGAACCATGACCTTGACATTGATTATGTGGGGGTAATTACAGCTTCTTTTTCATCATTTCATAATTATTATTGATCATTTTAAGTGTAATTTTAAGGTCATTTTAAACTCTAAGTGGATCATTTGGCTTTTTATGCAGATATGGAATGAAAGGAATTTTAACAGCAAATATATAAAGGTAACCCAAGCACCAAATTGAAATTGATTgttgcttaaaaaaaaattattaaaataaaacatacagcATAATGAAGCTtttattacacatcacatggctGTATTTTGGATGTCTGTAGCTGTCTCAGAGACTAGTGCTCTGTTAGGGCTTGACCCGAAGGACTGAAAAAACATTCAGTCTTAAGGGTCCTGACTTAACTGTAGTCTTAGTATCAGTGGGGTTTTTTTGCTCTGGGTTCCCCTCATCTGACAATGAGGCAGTTAATCCCAACCCAGCTGAATAATCTGTTTCCCAGAGCACTTGTGTAACAGGACTCTAGCTGAACTTTGTCCCTTGACTATAAGATACTTTGTTCTAAAAAGGTAATTTGTGCCATAATCTTGTCAGGTGCATGTAGTTAGAATCGCATGCCTTCCTGTTTATTATATATTAGGTCTTTATGCAACACTGTATCTTTCTTGGCTTTGAGTGTGACTTCCACCCTGTGACCTCTGTTTTCAGCTTTTGCGATACACCCTGGACAAGATTGGTCTGGAGAGGGTCAGAATCATTGCCAGTGACAACCAATGGGAGCCAATAACCTTTGTTATGCTTCTGGATAAAGAGTTGCGTGACGCTGTGGATGTTATTGGGTAGTGTATCCTGATGCAACCACCTTGGCCTCCCAGCCAAAGCAAATACACAGGAGAACAAGTGTATTCTGAAACTTCTACAtttcaagtcaaatttatgtgtattatgtggggttttttttttattttttattttttttataaacctgttctcacaaagcagctttacagaacTGAGCAACACAGTCAATCCGCATCCTGTTTCATAATCGGAAGGCTTAAAATCATTCTTACAGGAAATGCAAGGAGCCATTTCCTCTGGTCTGTTTTACAGGGCACATTACCCAGGAACCACCACGTTACCAGAGGCGCTGAAGACGGGCAAGACACTGTGGGCCTCTGAGGACTACAGCACTTTCAACGATGACGTGGGCGGAGGCTGCTGGGCTCGCATCATCAACCAGAACTACGTCAATGGCAGGATGACCGCGTACGAATGCTTCGCTTTTTCACAGACAACATGCTAAATCAGGCGTCTGTTTTTGCTCCACGATAATGGGGGTGTGTCGGATTAAAAATGTTTCTGGCTAGGAAGGTGAAGTTGTCAATTAAATGTGTCGGTGTTGTAATGTTAATAAAACGTGTTAATATCGTATGCGTGTTCTTAGCACCATTGCCTGGAACCTGATCGCCAGCTATTATCAGGATCTTCCCTTTGGAAGAGATGGCCTGATGACCGCTGAAGAACCATGGAGCAACAATTATGTTGTGGAGTCCCCCATTTGGATAACTGGTAACTCGGACATTTAATTTGAAGAACTTGCCCTAAAATGCCTCTCCAGTGATGAAGCACTTAACAGTGAATTCTTGTCATCTAGCACATACCACCCAGTTTACTCAACCTGGCTGGAAGTATCTGCGGACCGTAGGACACCTGAACCACGGGGGGAGTTATGTCGCTTTGACTGACCAGGAAGGAAATCTCACTATAGTAATTGAGACCATGGTAAGATCTGTGATTATTAGCATGATTTGCTTCTCGTGTAGTAATGGAGCCGTTATGAATCACTACagatgtt contains:
- the galcb gene encoding galactocerebrosidase: MGTQTVLPALYIFAVLFNVISGDKYVIDDTVGLGRAFDGVGGLSGGGATSRLLVNYDEPYRSQILDYLFKPNFGASLQILKVEIGGDAQTTDGTEPSHMHYENDENFFRGYEWWLMKEAKKRNPNITLIGLPWAFPGWVGHGENWPFDFPDITVSYVVSWITGAKQNHDLDIDYVGIWNERNFNSKYIKLLRYTLDKIGLERVRIIASDNQWEPITFVMLLDKELRDAVDVIGAHYPGTTTLPEALKTGKTLWASEDYSTFNDDVGGGCWARIINQNYVNGRMTATIAWNLIASYYQDLPFGRDGLMTAEEPWSNNYVVESPIWITAHTTQFTQPGWKYLRTVGHLNHGGSYVALTDQEGNLTIVIETMSHNHSVCIRPPLRPYKVTPQTAVFSLKGSFALIKELQVWHSKFNFETKKPVFFQKLNPIKVSNGSFTLDLDVDEVYTVTTITTGLKGSYPEPPPSAPFPKTYKDDFNVQTPVFSEAPNFADQTGVFEYFVNLTDPGPHVYTLRQVVTQRPVTWVADADQTISIIGDYNWHDVDVSCDVYMEKKNGGVFVAARVNKGGGSVRSTKGIFFWVFADGTFQVTNDLSGKVILVEGLSPTRAHVWYSLSLSVKGNFASGKLDGYELWNSVVFLKPKNGWGAIGTSTFELAQFDNFVIGP